From Quercus lobata isolate SW786 chromosome 11, ValleyOak3.0 Primary Assembly, whole genome shotgun sequence:
TTCATTActaagattaaaagaaaaaaaaaatttacttttaattttagtctagggatcaaaatttttttgtgactTTTACCTTGCTAACATTTTTCACTCACATCAAAATAGTAATTGCATGGTGCATCAAAAGCTCCCATTTTTACCATGAAAAGGAAACtcttaaaataagaaaaaaaatagaaagtgtTTCTCCTTGTGAGTCCGCCAGCAAACAGTTTGGATGTCATTTTCATCTGCCAATAATCAATTTCCAAATATGATATATCATGCTGGTAACGGGTTGAAGAAAAAGCAGCTTTTAAGTTGGAATCTTTAgttcctttaaaaaatattactcCAAGTAAACAAATCTGGGAATTAGTAATAGTATGTTTACACAGCAAATCTACTCATTCTGGCAATGAGTCAGTCAGTTCTGACAAGATTTGGATGTGATAAAATGAGTTTTGAGACACTGATTTGAAGACATAATAAtgagtttttaaaataataaagaatccATATTAGGAGAGCTATTCTTTAATTTAGTAGTGtggcttttattttatttttatttcatttcattttatttaaagaagaaaaagaaaagagtcaaATCAACTTTCAATCTTTCAATGTACACGGACCATGAGAATCCAACCATTTCCATCACAGATCTAATGAGGcacttttcttataaattatGGTGGTAAAGTAATTAACGTAAGTTAAtggattattttaaaaaaaaattgatatcatttaagggaaaatataaaaaattgtaaaatataaaagttacatttttctttcacataaaatttttttaaaaatattttttaaaccaatatcTTTAACCATCCTTTAACTTTTCCCATTAATATCTTTCTTATCTTAAAATTAGTTCCAGTTCAATCCGTTATTAATTTGACCAGTGTCAGTAAGAAAGATAGTGCTTTAACAGATACATAGACCACAAGGTTCACAATCCATCTCATTCTTTATGgatttaaaattattacaagttttattacagatattttacaaattattatatcaatttttaacacgaaataaaataataatcaataggtttatttattattttgatttttattgttattcaatttgtaattttttttaatattaaaattgataacaTTATCCATGATCTAATACCAAACATCACACTCCTTATATTTGAGTCTGGCTACATGAGGTGGTAAAAACAAGCATCAAAtccttttatttgatttatcaAAATCTGAAATGCTTTCATTAAACAACATGCTAATACCATATTTgtacaaaagagaaattttcTTACAACATGAGGAGtacaatattgtttttttttttttttgtagaaaggAGTACAATATTGTTCGAGTTGAAGAACAATTTAACCGCATGTGAATTTATTTGAACAGTGACTTCACCTTTCTATCCTGCATGGAAAGGACAAGTTATATAGATAATAgtgcaaattaaaaaacaaaggcTGACAACACGTACGAGTAAGCAAGAAACACAACTTTTTTACAACTACTTTATATGAAATATTGTGACTGAACTTCACTTTAGCATCATTGATACCATTTTTATCATGGGCCAACGATAACAATTTGTATCAACAATCGTGGAAGATATTGTGTCTCTAAATTTACTGATTACTTGCCTGTTCTAAGGGATCACTTTGAATGACAAACCAGAACCACCTAGCTTCTCCTCCATGACATTGGTTAATTGCTCCGCCATTCTAGGTGATAGATAGTTTACCCAATCTCCCACCTCAGCCTTCCTaaacaagtttttgttttcaaagttCTTAATAGACTTGCCAGCTTTGTTTACCTCCAACTCCTTCAAATTCTCAAAACTACAAAGCTTTGCTATCTTTTCAACACAGCCAgctctctcttcctccaaagAAAATGGGAACCCAAGAAAATCAGCCAACTTTTTCAAGTGAAAACTAACATCCTCTTTCATGTCCTCATATTTCAAGAACAACACCTTGTGAGGTCTCTCTATGCTCTCTTTCCAGTACCCCAACATGTGGTCCCAAAATGGACCAAACCCAACAATCCCTTTACAATACATTTCAAATGCTTCCTCTATTAGCATTGGGGCTTGAGTTTTTGGTATAATTTTGTTAATGTAATGCCACGAGGAGACAAAAGTATCAAATGGGTTTCGACAAAGATAAACAACCCTACTGCTAGACTTTTTGATAGGATTAGCCAAAGAAGCAAATGGAACATGAGTGCCAAAAAGTCTAGGCTGTGGAAGGTTGGAAAGGTCAGGAAGTTGCTCGTTTGCATAAAGCTTGTACTCAAAGAAAGGTACAAGATCATGGGGGTTGTAAGAAAGCAAAGGGTGGTTGTTTGAGATTGGAAAACGCTTTCTATTCACAATAGCAAAAGCCAAGGCTTTTAACCATGTGGTGCCTGATTTTGGTATAGTAGCTAATACTACATCTGTGTCACATGCTAGGAAGTGCTTTTGGAAAGAAACTGTAGCTTGAATCTCCATTGGCTGGCACCAAAATCCTTGGTACTTGTAGAGATAAGGGGTTCtccatcctttttcttttggaagagaaagaagaagttcCTGGCTTTCATGGCTTAGCTTTTCTCCTTCTCGTGCTTCTTCTCCATGGTTTTTTGTGTAATGGGTGAGAACCATATTGAAGTAGTGTTGGTTGAAATATTGGCATGAAAACCAACTCACACAGATCACTTCTTTATAGTTGCACTTcatcactgtttttttttttgtcagaaAATGAGGTTTGGCCTTTTCTACCACGTTGAGCACATGTATAACAAAAGTTCAAGCCACAAAAGCCATTGTGGGCTACAACTTGTCATGCCTGCTGCACCTTATTTAGACATGTTGCTTAAAGTTTCCTAGTTCTATACGTCTACCAATGGGGGacctttcttttctcaaaaagaagaatttaatTCGTTTGTCCCACACTATTTGCATGAGCGAGGAAGATGCAATTTTATATGAATGCTCCTTTCAATATAAAagattttgaacttttttttattattttttatttattttatatataggaaagatttttaattataaactaAAATCAACAGAATGGAAACATATTGTTACATtgaaattatagattttttgcTTCCTTGTCCATGTTTGATTGCTTCCACTCATATGTAAGTCATTATAACTCCGTAGGCTTTAAGGCCTCTATATAGGCCACAAACAAATTTTACTAGTTCccattattttggttttttctttttttttttccttcatccGTGTGTCATTCATGGACTCCTCAAATGTTGCAGGCTCACTCATGTGAACCTTGCATCTCCATGTACACGAGAATCTCAAGCCACACCATTCTTTTTTATATAGCGCCCATGACAATATTACTTTGTTATCTTTTGTATGGGTTCCACAGGCTTACCTTATACAATTCACACTTGTACGGACTCCAAGCACACACATCCCGTCCCGCTCTCTCATGTGAGTCATTATCTCTCCGTGGGC
This genomic window contains:
- the LOC115968761 gene encoding cytosolic sulfotransferase 15-like, coding for MVLTHYTKNHGEEAREGEKLSHESQELLLSLPKEKGWRTPYLYKYQGFWCQPMEIQATVSFQKHFLACDTDVVLATIPKSGTTWLKALAFAIVNRKRFPISNNHPLLSYNPHDLVPFFEYKLYANEQLPDLSNLPQPRLFGTHVPFASLANPIKKSSSRVVYLCRNPFDTFVSSWHYINKIIPKTQAPMLIEEAFEMYCKGIVGFGPFWDHMLGYWKESIERPHKVLFLKYEDMKEDVSFHLKKLADFLGFPFSLEEERAGCVEKIAKLCSFENLKELEVNKAGKSIKNFENKNLFRKAEVGDWVNYLSPRMAEQLTNVMEEKLGGSGLSFKVIP